The Saimiri boliviensis isolate mSaiBol1 chromosome 19, mSaiBol1.pri, whole genome shotgun sequence genome contains the following window.
TTTCCTGGCAACCTACGTGCTGACACTGCTGGAGAATCTCCTTATCATCTTAGCTATCCACAGTGATGGGCAGCTGCATAAGCCCATGTACTTCTTCCTGAGCCACCTCTCCTTCCTGGAAATGTGGTATGTCACGGTCATCAGCCCCAAGATGCTTGTTGACTTCCTCAGCCATGACAAAAGTATTTCCTTCAATGGCTGCATGACTCAACTGTACTTTTTTGTGACCTTTGTCTGCACTGAGTACATCCTTCTTGCTGTCATGGCCTTTGACCGCTACGTTGCCATTTGCAATCCACTACGCTACCCAGTCATCATGACCAACCAGCTCTGTGGCACACTGGCTGGAGGATGCTGGTTCTGTGGACTCATGACTGCCATGATTAAGATGGTTTTTATAGCGCAACTTTACTACTGTGGCACCCCTCAGATCAATCACTACTTTTGTGATATCTCTCCACTCCTCAACATCTCCTGTGAGGACTCCGCACGGGCTGAGCTGGTGGACTTCTCCTTGGCCCTCATGGTCATTGCTATTCCTCTTTGTGTTGTGGTGGCATCCTATGCTGCTATCCTTGCCACCATCCTCAGGATCCCTTCTGCTCAGGGCCGCCAAAAGGCATTCTCCACCTGTGCCTCCCACCTGACCATTGTAATTCTCTTCTATTCCACAACGCTTTTCACCTATGCCCGTCCCAAACTCATGTATGCCTACAATTCCAACAAAGTGGTATCTGTTCTCTACACTGTCATTGTTCCACTCCTCAACCCCATTATTTACTGTCTAAGGAACCGGGAAGTAAAGGCAGCCCTCAGAAAGACCGTATGTTGCAGAGGAAGTGGGCCTCAGGAAAATGGGGCTTTCAGTAGTTGAAAAATGCATAGATTTCTTTCAGGCTTGAACTGAGAGATGACCACTACACACTTTCCCCTCAGTCTTGTCTTTGGTTGTCCTTCAATCTCCAGCACTGTAACattgctcgtgtgtgtgtgtgtgtgtgtgtgtgtgtgtgtgtgtacacacacaatcATGACTAGAGAAACATGTTCTCAAGAAGTAACCTCTGCTGTCAGATTGAAagacaagtttttaaattttagaaaagctacttgaaatcaggaagaaagagagagagagagagagggtggtaaagggagacaggaaaggaggaagatgaATACTTTTTCCATGCAGCTTATCAAAATAAATGCTAGATAGATAGgacaaacaaatataaagaaaaattcatcTCTCAGGTGGTTAGAAAAGAGTTTTTTGACTCCCTACATtgtagaattaaaagaaaaagataaacataaattAATGCCTATTAGGCAccgtggcacatacctgtagtcccagctacacaagagacTAAgtcagaaggatcccttgagtccaggagcctgggcccagcctggtcaacatagacAGACCCCATCTACTTCCCTCCAAATAACATAAATGACTAATTTGttaaggcttttaaaaatgaaagattaagCTTATACCAAATAACAAAGTGAAAACTattactaatttttaatattaataaaaacctATACTAAcattaaatactaaaaaaaactttaaaataaacatataaaagttAAACTCTCAgtggaaaaacaaattaagaatataaacataattttaaaagtaggcaGTTGTTCTGGGCAAAATTATGTCCCACTCCTCCCTGCCTCCAAAAGAAGTATGTTGTCCTAATCCCAAGTCTCTCAgaatgtgaacttatttggaaGGAGGATTCTTATGGAGGTAATTGAGCTAAAATTTGGCTGTTAGGGTGAGACCTAAGACAGTATGATTGGTGtcattataaaaaggaaaagtttggacacagacacacgcagAGGAAAGacagtgtgcacacacacagggcaGAAAGCAACCATGTTGCTGCAGTGAtgcatctataagccaaggaagaAGTATTGTTGGTGAACACTGGAAGCtagaagaagcaaggaaggatgTTACCCTAGAACTGTACTTCCTCTCAGTAATGCCTTGTGCTTGTCCCTGGCTTAGCCCTCTTTGCTtgctgtaattatttatttatttatttatctcatcTTCTAAACATCAAGCTTTTATCAGAAAGAAGTCAGTAGCTCTAAACTTTCTGAAAATCAAAGAAATCACATAAACTGATGGCAAAATCTTCTAAGCTCCacctaaaatatttcttatttaggAGATCCTAGGGTAAAGCCCCAAAATATGCATCTTCACGTGCACCTCAAGAGGCTCAGATGTATATGGGTTCATAAATCACCATTGGTACAGATGAAGCCATCATTGTACCACCTTCCCCACCAAAACCCTCACCAGAGTGCCTGAAGTATTCTAGGTACTCAAGGTATATTCATTAAATTAATGGACTAATGAATGCCCTGGTGAACGTCTACATTGATTAATGTATTTGAAGAGATAAATCAAGCATGTAGAGGAATGTAGAAAAGGTTAGCGTGTATGTCCTCTTATGATTCCAGTATACCTTATTCATAAAGCAAGAGagttatagaaaaaataatctcatAATTCAGCTAACAacttaaggaagaaaataattgtcaagaatgtcatttattttatccCTTAAAACAGTTTGTCTGTATTTAGCATCTATAAAGCTAATGATTAAGAAAGTCACAATCATCacttcattcagcaaatgtaaTCTTACTCCAAAATGAATGACCAatgcaaaaaattataatatttaaagctATTCGTCTTTTACCCAGATCAAGTAAACCGCATAATTTAgcttctcagttttttttctttctttagggttgaatattacatttttaatgccTAGAATCCAAGGAAGAACCTTCCTCCAAGGCCTCGATCCCCTGAGGCACCACAACTGTATAAGACCCAGGGATTGTGCTGGAGCATGTGCTGTCAAGGGCACAGAGCTGCTGAGATCGGGGCTGTAGTTACTTCCAGCTCAGAGACCAGGCAGAGCTGTCTTTCATCTTTAAAAGCAAATGGCCCCTGGACTTTTCCCAGTAAGATCTAGGAGAAATACGCTACCtgatagtttttaaatgtttgcctatttctctctcctctttagACTTTGATGGGATATGAGATAAAAAGGAACATGGGATTGTGCTAAAACTGCCTGTGGATGTAAGTGTCTCCTTTGTACTATAGATTTAGGACTTTACCCTCTTTCTTATGAGTAATATCTGtcaattttctctaaaaatattttaaataccaaaGAAAGattctgaggcagaagaattcatGGAAACCATACACTGGTGAAGTGGGTCATAGCATTAGAATCCAGCATGAGAGACAGGACAGAGATTATATGGAGAGGGCAAAGATGCAGCACACAAACTCTGACCATGTGAGCATGGGAGAGAGAGTAAATGCAGAGTATAACGAAGAGTGTAAACAGCAATGTATTCCTAAAATAGACCTAAACTAGGAAATAGGGAGAAAATGCCTAATATGTACCTTAGCAACAGGAAAAATATATGGTGGAGTAAGGTGGAAGGATAAGAGATAGGAGTGGTTGGAAGAATGGAACAGAAAACCTGTGGGGATCATACAGAGTAAAGAAGACGTCGATCTATTTCCTAAGTTACTGGTGTATAAACTCTCAATACAAAGGAAACATTAAAACTAGAACACAGATAATTGAAAAGACAAAACCCTAGTTGGGAGAGTTAAGGTATTTGGGATACAGTTCCTGCCTCATAGCTTATGCAACCTACATCTTGAGATTttacttctctgggcctctgtttcttcGTTTGTAATGTGAGGGGACTTGACTAGATGTTTAACAGCCTACATGTATTGACCAGTTATACATCAAGGACTTCACTGTGGGCATTTGGTAGTCACACAAACCTTTTGGTGTAtgctattattattgccattttagaGGTTAAATCATGAGACCCAAAGCAATTTCCCCAACCTTATAAATTGACAAAGCCATGGTCTCAACctaggcagtctgactccagagtctgtgTTCCTTCCCAGCCTCACTGTGCTGCCATTCTACAATGATCCCAAAGCAAACTGACAGAGCAGTAAATTCAAACAGGAATCAGTCATTGACAGCTAGGTAGGAAAGCCTCCCAGGGCATAAATAATAAGCTGAGGTTGTGTAGGCAAGATAAATACTAATTGTGAGggataacaaaaatagaaaagaaaatgttgtgtGTAGAGGCAGAGAGACAAAGTTAGTTATGTGTGATGGCTGCAGCCAACTGGCTTGCCTACAGCTGAGGGGCAGATGTATGACCTAAAGCTAAGAGCAAACATACCTAAGATGGTAATTAGGACagagaaaattccagaaacattgccataatatatatattaaataattagttagaagaaaaataagaccCATAAAGAGATATgatcattttatttcaataactaAAGGCTAGCTGTCATTCATGGAAATAAGTTAACATTATTATGAGTATCTGCAGAGGACAAATCAGAAACAATGGGTGCCTATTTCAAGGAGGCATAGTTCAGCTCAGAAGTAGCCAAGTAAACTATGTAGCAAGGGAACAGCCTGCTTCGGTCAGTGACTCCTTAAAATTTGTCCTTGACTATGGAGGTTGGACGATACTTcctacattgctataaagaggTTCACAGAATTGTGTTGAGTTAGATTTTTgatcttttttctaaaataaaaataatttgatataaaAGTTTTAGCATTTATTTGATCTCCCAGTCAGACCACAGATCTTCTCACAGATAATGATGAAAGTTCTTAGAGCATTATACAGGCAACGGAGATGGAGGCCTGGGTCAAAAGGGTGGAGATCTCAGCCCATGTCTCATAATGCTCAAGCCTCATAATGCTCTGAGGTTAATACGATTCTTAATCTCGGATTCCCACGCACTCATGACAAGGGAAACCCCAATATGTGAGCCATCCCAAAGTCTTCACAATTGATCACGGGTAAATAGAATCTGAATacttttaaggaaattaaaatacttaTCTACATAAGTATAATGCTTGTCTGAACAAGCATTATTTGAGTTATGTATATAAGAGACTGGGTACatcactttttatttgttttgtttgtttttctgaatcaGATTTGTATAAGGTATTAGCAAAGATAAGTGATTTTTAAGGACTATCACTGTCATATGATTAAGCAAATAGTTTAATCCTTTtgagcttcattttcttcttccataaaatgagaatatttaatGAGATAAGGTCTAAATCACATTTTGATTTTACAGTATGAACATTCTAGGCAAATAGGAATACAGAGAATGGAAGTAacctacaaaagtaaaaataaatactttcagGTATCTTTGAATTGGGGTATGTCACAATTCATGTTCCTTGATGCTTCCATATACCCCGATCTATGTACTTAATGtgtgttacatattttttcagaCCCATATTGtcagctttttaaagaaatgcaaactgaGCTTCTCTAGGATCATTTCACTTTTATCAAATTCGCTTCTCTCAATTTCAGGTTTCCTAAGTCTAATTCCACTGACCAATGAAGAGACAGAACCAGAGCGTGATTACCGAGTTCATCCTTACAGGCTTCTCAAACCTGGGGGATCTGcagctccttttcttctttatcttccttTTAGTCTACTTGACCACTCTGATGGCCAACACCACCATCATGACGGTCATTCGCCTGGACAGGGCTTTGCACACTCCTATGTACTTCTTCCTCTTTGTCCTTTCATGCTCCGAAACGTGCTACACTTTGGTCATTGTACCCAAAATGCTAACCAACCTGCTATCCGCAATTCCAACTATTTCTTTCTCTGGGTGTGCAGTCCAGCTCTATTTCTTTGTGGGTTTGGCTTGTACCAACTGTTTTCTCATTGCCGTGATGGGCTATGATCGTTATGTTGCCATCTGCAACCCTCTTAACTACACACTCATTGTCAGCCGAGCCACCTGCATGCAGCTGATTCTAGCCTCCAGCTTTTGTGGCTTCCTGATCTCTGTGGTTGTCAATATCCTGGTGTTCAGTGTGCCCTTCTGTGCTGCCAATAGGATCAATCACTTTTTCTGTGACATTTCCCCTGTCATAAAACTGGGCTGCACAGATACCAACCTGAGGGAGATGGTCATCTTTTTCCTCAGCATTCTGGTATTGCTGGTTCCCCTTGTGTTGATATTCGTCTCCTATGTCTTCATAGTTTCCACCATCCTCAAGATCTCCTCGGTGGAAGGGCAGCATAAAGCCTTCGCCACCTGTGCTTCGCACCTCACGGTGGTCATTGTCCACTATGGCTGTGCTTCCTTCATCTACTTGAGGCCCACATCCCTGTACTCTTCAGATAAGGACAGGCTCGTGGCAGTGACTTATACTGTGATTACCCCACTACTCAACCCTCTTGTCTACACACtgagaaataaagaagtaaagatGGCTCTGAGAAAGGTTCTGAGTAGATACTCATATTCCAAAACTGTATGAGTGGGCAGATATGGCAGTAAATTATATTCATGAAAGTTTCCTAGCTAGAACTTCAGTTCTATAAACATATTTGTCCTTTTCTTAAGACTCCTtgacggaaaaaaaaaaaaaaaaaaaaaaagaaggactttAGGTGACCTTGATGGTTTGtattgaaaatttctttttcaaattagcCTATATCCAGTGCAAAAGTTATACCAATTGGTCTCCAGAAAATTATGTGAACATTGAAACTTTCAAGAACACAAGCTACATTGTTTTTATGCAttgcaaatatttgttttgtcAGATCAACGCTAAAAATGTTGCATTATCTTTTTTAGAATTCCTGGACTGTTAATACTTTatgatgaataaaaaattttatgatgaatattttctagaaataatttactgcagttattttttattaaacatatatacatacacatatacacatatgtgtatgtacatatgataaagtatatgtgtgtgtgtgtgtgtgtgtgtgtgtgtgtgtgtgtgtgtgtgtataaagtttAACCCATTTCctgtttacaaaaaaagaaagtggagttCTGTGCCAATACAGTATTCTCAGGGCAAACGGGAAATGGGTTAAAGCAATGGTTTAATCTTTTTgagcctcattttcttcttccataaaaCAGCAATATTAGATAAGATGAGCTTTACATCACATTTTGATTTTACAGCATAAGCCTTCTATACAcatagtaatataaataaaagaaataacttacaaaaataaagataaattacttCAGATATCTTTGAATTGGGATAGTTCACTATTCATATCTCCTGATCCTTCCCTATCCCTGGAtctacatagatagatagatagatagatagatagatagatagatataaagaaatatatgcagtaaattatttctaaataataaacataaatttacttCTGGAAAATGAGGGAATGGTGATTAAAGTTCTAAGAGGTCAATGATTGAATAGAAAACACAGATTTTGAAGTCACAAAGAcctgggttttaatttttatttactctcaaacataaaactgaaaatagtAGAAACGATCTTAATTTGAGAGTATCTTTGAAAATTTataatgatgataaaataaaggaaatattccCATTAATATCATTAATGAGACAACAGTGCCCACTATCTCTGCAtctactgaatatttttattagagatatttcttaatataaggaaaacacacaaaagagTACTTGCTGCTTGTAACAGAAATTACATAATAATATTGCTgagtgctttctttctttttttttttttttttggagatgaagtttcattcctttcacctaggctgcagtgcaatgacatgttctcagctcactgcaacctgcgcctcctggattcaagcggttatcctgcctcagcctcccgagtagctaggtttacagccaaccaccacatccagctaatttttgtatttttagtagagatgaggtttcaccatgttggcctggctggtctcgaactcctgccctcagatgatccacctgcagtggcctcccaacatgttgggattacaggcatgaaccactacacccagccactgattgttttctttgctattcaGAACCTAtgtagtttgatgtagtcccagtttcttatttttgcttttgttgtatttacttttggtatcatatctaaAATACCACTGCCATAGCCAATGTCAGGGAACTTGTcccttgtgttttcttctagaaattttacagtttaagcctttaattaagtctgacattttaatttgattttttgtgtATGATATAAAAGTccggtttcattcttttgcatgtggagaTCCCAtattcctagcaccatttattgaagcaactgtcctttccccattgtgtgtccTTTGCACCCTTAACAAAGATCAATTAACCATAgatgcatgaatttatttctgggctctctattgtGTTTCAATGATCAATGTGTCTACTTTTATGGCAGAACCACACAGTTTTGACTACTGTAACTTTATAATATAAATGGAAATCAGAAAGAGTGattcttccagctttgttcttttggctgaAGATTTCATTAACTATTTAGAAcattttctggttccatatgaattttagaattctgtttctatttctgtaaaaaatgctaTTGGAATTTTGATACAAATTTCATTGAATCTGTGGATCACTTTGGGCTATAtggacattttgacaatattaattaATCCACTACATGAGTAtagtatatatttccatttattttgtcttcctcaatttttttcatcaatgttttatagattttagtttatagatttttaatctccttaaatttatttttaaatattgcattgTTCTTATGgtattgtttaacttttttttcagatagtttgctgtaagtatatagaaatgcaactaatttttaaaattttttttccttaattttagaTAAAGGTAGTACACGCGCAGTCTTGTTACATGAGTATACTGTGTAATGCTAAGCTTTGGAGTACATCACCGAGCTAGTGAGCATAGTACTgcataggtagtttttcaacccatgaCACCCTTTTTCACTTCCCCCTCTAGTAGTTTGCAGTGAATATTGCTCCTACGTTATGTCCATGTGTGTTCAATattttagctaccacttataactggaaacatgcagtatttggttttctgttcctgaattaatttgcttaggattatagCCTctagctgcatctatgttgctgcaaaggccatCTCTCATGCAAaggatattatttcttttatggctgcatagtattctatggtgtatacataaattttttttatccAATTCAATATTGATAGGCTTCTAGGTttagtccatgtctttgctattgtgaatagcatggCAATGACCATACAAGTGCACgagtctttttgatagaatgatttgtgtatgttaattttgtaccttgcaactttactgagttCATTTTACAGTATTAATAGTTCAATggtcaagtttttattttttagatatagtactatgtaattttcaaacagaaataattttacttctttatttctgatttggatgacatttatttcttttctttccctaattgctctggcaaagactttcagtactatgttgagtgGAACTGATGAGCatagacatccttgtct
Protein-coding sequences here:
- the LOC101047189 gene encoding olfactory receptor 10T2-like encodes the protein MKRQNQSVITEFILTGFSNLGDLQLLFFFIFLLVYLTTLMANTTIMTVIRLDRALHTPMYFFLFVLSCSETCYTLVIVPKMLTNLLSAIPTISFSGCAVQLYFFVGLACTNCFLIAVMGYDRYVAICNPLNYTLIVSRATCMQLILASSFCGFLISVVVNILVFSVPFCAANRINHFFCDISPVIKLGCTDTNLREMVIFFLSILVLLVPLVLIFVSYVFIVSTILKISSVEGQHKAFATCASHLTVVIVHYGCASFIYLRPTSLYSSDKDRLVAVTYTVITPLLNPLVYTLRNKEVKMALRKVLSRYSYSKTV
- the OR6Y1 gene encoding olfactory receptor 6Y1 isoform X2; the encoded protein is MPVMTTIILEVENRTVTTHFVLLGFPTRPVFQLLLFFVFLATYVLTLLENLLIILAIHSDGQLHKPMYFFLSHLSFLEMWYVTVISPKMLVDFLSHDKSISFNGCMTQLYFFVTFVCTEYILLAVMAFDRYVAICNPLRYPVIMTNQLCGTLAGGCWFCGLMTAMIKMVFIAQLYYCGTPQINHYFCDISPLLNISCEDSARAELVDFSLALMVIAIPLCVVVASYAAILATILRIPSAQGRQKAFSTCASHLTIVILFYSTTLFTYARPKLMYAYNSNKVVSVLYTVIVPLLNPIIYCLRNREVKAALRKTVCCRGSGPQENGAFSS
- the OR6Y1 gene encoding olfactory receptor 6Y1 isoform X1, which translates into the protein MTTIILEVENRTVTTHFVLLGFPTRPVFQLLLFFVFLATYVLTLLENLLIILAIHSDGQLHKPMYFFLSHLSFLEMWYVTVISPKMLVDFLSHDKSISFNGCMTQLYFFVTFVCTEYILLAVMAFDRYVAICNPLRYPVIMTNQLCGTLAGGCWFCGLMTAMIKMVFIAQLYYCGTPQINHYFCDISPLLNISCEDSARAELVDFSLALMVIAIPLCVVVASYAAILATILRIPSAQGRQKAFSTCASHLTIVILFYSTTLFTYARPKLMYAYNSNKVVSVLYTVIVPLLNPIIYCLRNREVKAALRKTVCCRGSGPQENGAFSS